Proteins co-encoded in one Oreochromis aureus strain Israel breed Guangdong linkage group 3, ZZ_aureus, whole genome shotgun sequence genomic window:
- the LOC120439091 gene encoding uncharacterized protein LOC120439091, whose product MICRILLLIILTSCVSGSFIVNVTQTSYQAEENHNITLEWTFTTKPDPKYIFINCDQKSSGKVHEIFSNKIQYHIRDVVEVSVSQDERFLGRVQSDKDALREGRIKLQLSRLRTEDSGMYTCHVKTDYGSGSASSELEVTKSFVVNVTQTFYRAEENQNITLEWTFTTTPYSSWSYLFIQCFQMTDSEISDLYHFYDGVELSVSKKFSGRVQSDRDAIREGRIRLQLSTLRTNDSGLYKCTVRVDKGSGFAGCRLSVIPIVENPQTPQPSLIPPQESKDRSGRVGLGMGISSSALVVCAALCFILRNNKKRKNLMLNVSETQLICTNMKPSRGQTFYQELVELQINT is encoded by the exons ATGATCTGCAGGATCctgctgctcatcatcctcacctcaTGTGTCTCTG GATCATTTATAGTAAATGTGACACAGACCTCCTATCAGGCAGAGGAGAACCACAACATCACCCTGGAGTGGACGTTCACAACCAAACCTGACcccaaatacatttttatcaaCTGTGACCAGAAAAGTAGTGGCAAAGTCCATGAAATTTTCAGTAACAAAATCCAGTATCATATACGTGATGTTGTTGAGGTGTCAGTGTCTcaagatgaaaggtttttaggACGCGTCCAGAGTGACAAAGATGCCCTCAGAGAAGGACGAATTAAACTTCAACTGTCCAGACTCAGGACTGAGGACTCAGGCATGTACACTTGTCATGTGAAAACAGATTATGGATCTGGCTCTGCCAGCAGTGAACTCGAGGTCACTA AATCATTTGTAGTGAATGTGACACAGACCTTCTATCGGGCAGAGGAGAACCAGAACATCACACTGGAGTGGACGTTCACCACCACACCTTACAGCTCCTGGAGCTACCTTTTTATTCAATGTTTTCAAATGACTGATAGCGAAATCTCAGACTTGTATCATTTCTATGATGGTGTTGAGTTATCAGTGTCGAAAAAGTTTTCAGGACGAGTCCAGAGTGACAGAGATGCCATCAGAGAAGGACGAATCAGACTTCAACTGTCCACACTCAGGACTAATGACTCTGGTCTGTACAAGTGTACAGTGAGGGTAGATAAGGGCTCTGGTTTTGCGGGTTGCAGACTCAGTGTTATTC CCATTGTTGAAAATCCTCAAACTCCACAACCATCTTTAATTCCACCTCAAGAGAGTAAAGACAGGTCTGGTCGTGTTGGACTGGGAATGGGAATATCCTCGTCTGCtttggttgtttgtgctgctctttgttttattttgagaaacaacaaaaagagaaaaaacctgatgtTAAATGTCTCAGAGACACAACTGATCTGCACTAACATGAAACCTTCTAGAGGACAAACTTTCTATCAAGAGTTAGTCGAACTTCAAATAAATACCTGA